A window of the Gemmatirosa kalamazoonensis genome harbors these coding sequences:
- a CDS encoding DUF2239 family protein: MDGRQGARCTAFEGTRRIASGALGEVALATKAVVERGPTGPVLVFDDDTSEPIELDLRGSDEDVLRRLAPPPPPAEEPKATRGPGRPRLGVVAREVTLLPRHWEWLAAQPGGASVALRRLVDEARRDREPADRLRAAREAAYRFMSAMAGDAPGFEEATRALFAGDRVRFTAQTADWPSDVRDHARRLAAAAFDA; the protein is encoded by the coding sequence ATGGACGGACGACAGGGGGCGCGGTGCACCGCGTTCGAGGGGACCCGGCGCATCGCGTCGGGGGCGCTCGGCGAGGTGGCGCTGGCGACGAAAGCGGTCGTGGAGCGCGGCCCGACCGGGCCGGTGCTCGTGTTCGACGACGACACGAGCGAGCCGATCGAGCTCGATCTGCGCGGCTCCGACGAGGACGTGCTCCGTCGGCTCGCGCCCCCACCACCGCCGGCGGAGGAGCCGAAGGCGACGCGCGGTCCCGGGCGTCCGCGGCTCGGCGTCGTGGCGCGCGAGGTGACGCTGCTGCCCCGGCACTGGGAGTGGCTGGCGGCGCAGCCGGGCGGCGCGTCGGTGGCGCTGCGGCGGCTCGTGGACGAGGCGCGCCGGGATCGCGAGCCGGCGGACCGGCTTCGCGCGGCGCGCGAGGCTGCCTACCGCTTCATGTCGGCGATGGCGGGCGACGCGCCGGGATTCGAGGAGGCGACGCGCGCGCTGTTCGCCGGCGACCGCGTGCGGTTCACGGCGCAGACCGCCGACTGGCCGTCGGACGTCCGCGACCACGCGCGCCGCCTCGCCGCCGCCGCGTTCGACGCCTAA
- a CDS encoding serine hydrolase domain-containing protein has protein sequence MTTYTFARRLAVHLALLAPAVAPLRAQAPAVRLGFAVDRLARIDSAFQRAVDRGEIAGAVALVWRDGQPVYEKAFGWADREAGRRMTTDALFRIASQSKALASVAVMQLVEEGKISLSDPVSRFIPAFARTTVATRTDTGRAIVPARRQITIRDLLTHTAGISYGTDSLVATLYAPTGLGPSAGYGWYTADKDEPICTTMERLAAVPFVAQPGTQFVYGYNTDILGCVVERASGMPLDRYLEARITGPLGMRDTFFFVPAEKRARLTAVYMSTDSAPARAPEGARGQGAYADGPRRSFSGGAGLVSTARDYARFLQALLDGGALGGARMLGPKTVALMTTNQTGTLFSQTGQGFGLGFQVLLTPGADGRPESVGTFSWGGAYGSQYEVDPKERLVLVYMVQLLPSRSSLGARFPMLVYQALVTPARP, from the coding sequence ATGACCACGTACACGTTCGCACGCCGGCTCGCCGTTCACCTCGCTCTCCTCGCGCCGGCGGTCGCGCCACTGCGCGCCCAGGCCCCCGCCGTCCGCCTCGGCTTCGCCGTCGACCGGCTCGCCCGCATCGACTCGGCGTTCCAGCGCGCCGTCGACCGCGGCGAGATCGCGGGCGCCGTCGCGCTCGTGTGGCGCGATGGGCAGCCGGTGTACGAGAAGGCGTTCGGGTGGGCCGACCGCGAGGCGGGGCGGCGCATGACGACGGACGCGCTGTTCCGCATCGCGTCGCAGTCGAAGGCGCTGGCGAGCGTCGCGGTGATGCAGCTCGTCGAGGAAGGGAAGATCTCGCTCTCGGATCCGGTGAGCCGCTTCATCCCCGCGTTCGCCCGCACCACGGTGGCGACGCGTACCGACACCGGTCGTGCGATCGTCCCGGCGCGGCGGCAGATCACCATCCGCGATCTGCTCACGCACACCGCCGGCATCTCGTACGGCACAGACAGCCTCGTCGCGACGCTCTACGCGCCGACGGGGCTCGGCCCGTCCGCGGGCTACGGCTGGTACACGGCCGACAAGGACGAGCCGATCTGCACCACGATGGAGCGCCTCGCGGCGGTGCCGTTCGTGGCGCAGCCGGGGACGCAGTTCGTCTACGGCTACAACACCGACATCCTCGGCTGCGTCGTGGAGCGCGCGTCGGGGATGCCGCTCGACCGCTACCTCGAGGCGCGCATCACGGGACCGTTAGGCATGCGCGACACGTTCTTCTTCGTGCCCGCGGAGAAGCGCGCGCGGCTCACCGCGGTGTACATGAGCACCGACTCCGCGCCCGCGCGCGCGCCCGAGGGAGCGCGCGGGCAGGGCGCCTACGCGGACGGGCCGCGTCGCAGCTTCTCGGGCGGCGCGGGGCTCGTCTCGACGGCGCGCGACTACGCGCGCTTCCTCCAGGCCCTGCTCGACGGGGGCGCGCTCGGCGGCGCGCGCATGCTCGGCCCGAAGACCGTCGCGCTCATGACGACGAACCAGACCGGCACGCTGTTCTCGCAGACGGGACAGGGCTTCGGCCTCGGCTTCCAGGTGCTGCTCACGCCGGGCGCCGACGGCCGGCCCGAGTCGGTCGGGACGTTCAGCTGGGGCGGTGCGTACGGCAGCCAGTACGAGGTGGACCCGAAGGAGCGCCTCGTGCTCGTCTACATGGTGCAGCTCCTGCCGAGTCGCAGCTCGCTCGGCGCGCGCTTCCCGATGCTCGTGTACCAGGCGCTCGTGACGCCCGCGAGGCCGTGA
- a CDS encoding TonB family protein, translating into MLHPFISARSVRLPRHDVGGVFTSVALHGGIIALAVAATAPKLSRSVVVRSPGVEHVVFTGITHADPLRVATASAARAVRHARRGRGLARLAAQATTRVVTRDLAAALALTDESLLAVLDAMQLDVPDVDLETRASGGIEFARDAVEEFSGRVKFAPRPNAGDAYTEEIVEKVVAPFGNNPRPHYPARLQADQVEGSFIVRFVVDSTGRVESKSLQFPTTAHKLFIKSIRDALLRSRYLPAELAGRHVPQLVQQRFSFTLERLR; encoded by the coding sequence ATGCTACACCCATTCATCAGCGCGCGATCGGTCCGCCTGCCGCGTCATGACGTGGGCGGTGTTTTCACCAGCGTGGCCCTGCACGGCGGCATCATCGCGCTCGCCGTCGCCGCCACGGCCCCGAAGCTGTCGCGCTCCGTCGTGGTGCGCAGCCCGGGCGTCGAGCACGTCGTCTTCACCGGCATCACGCACGCCGATCCGCTGCGGGTCGCCACGGCGTCGGCGGCCCGCGCGGTGCGACACGCGCGACGCGGCCGCGGGCTCGCCCGCCTCGCCGCCCAGGCCACGACCCGCGTGGTGACGCGCGACCTCGCCGCCGCGCTCGCGCTCACCGACGAATCGCTGCTCGCCGTCCTCGACGCCATGCAGCTCGACGTGCCCGACGTCGATCTCGAGACGCGCGCCAGCGGCGGCATCGAGTTCGCCCGCGACGCGGTCGAGGAGTTCAGCGGGCGCGTGAAGTTCGCCCCGCGGCCGAACGCCGGCGACGCCTACACCGAAGAAATCGTCGAGAAAGTCGTCGCGCCGTTCGGCAACAACCCGCGCCCCCACTACCCGGCGCGGCTTCAGGCCGACCAGGTCGAGGGGAGCTTCATCGTGCGCTTCGTCGTCGACAGCACGGGACGCGTCGAGTCGAAGAGCCTCCAATTCCCCACGACCGCGCACAAGCTGTTCATCAAGTCGATCCGCGACGCGCTGCTCCGCTCGCGCTACCTGCCCGCGGAGCTGGCCGGACGCCACGTGCCGCAGCTCGTCCAACAGCGGTTCTCGTTCACGCTGGAACGGCTGCGGTGA
- a CDS encoding SRPBCC family protein — protein MGTGLDGSTTTTGTGDGLAWRRRADGGERPATRTENARYQRLADADRGTGGESLSDFLGYFSIGLGLAESLMPGVMARVIGIDHEDETNRNTLRLMGLREITNGLAVLGKQQPEKAMWSRVAGDALDLALLGKALTNPKNSRGRTLFATANVLAVSALDVMAARQLSKQPKTEANAGADAGIIHTKRSITVGKPVAEVYAYWRDFANLPRFMRHLESVTVLDDRRSHWVAKAPAGQRVEWDAELTEDRPNELIAWRSIEGSGIWNAGTVRFQPAPGGRGTEVRVDLSYDPPLGKLGSKVAMLWREEPGQQVQDDLRHFKQVMEIGEILVSDATKQRGPHPAAPDDKPVEL, from the coding sequence ATGGGTACGGGACTCGACGGCAGCACGACGACGACGGGAACGGGCGACGGCCTCGCGTGGCGCCGACGCGCCGATGGGGGCGAGCGCCCTGCCACGCGCACCGAGAACGCTCGCTATCAGCGGCTCGCCGACGCGGACCGCGGCACGGGCGGGGAGAGCCTCTCGGACTTCCTCGGCTACTTCAGCATCGGGCTCGGGCTCGCCGAGTCGCTCATGCCCGGCGTCATGGCGCGCGTCATCGGCATCGACCACGAGGACGAGACGAACCGCAACACGCTCCGGCTGATGGGGCTGCGGGAGATCACGAACGGGCTCGCGGTGCTCGGCAAGCAGCAGCCGGAGAAGGCGATGTGGTCGCGCGTCGCCGGCGACGCGCTCGACCTCGCGCTCCTCGGCAAGGCGCTCACGAACCCGAAGAACTCGCGCGGCCGCACGCTGTTCGCCACCGCGAACGTGCTCGCCGTCTCGGCACTCGACGTCATGGCGGCGCGGCAGCTCTCGAAGCAGCCGAAGACCGAGGCGAACGCCGGCGCCGACGCGGGGATCATCCACACGAAGCGCTCCATCACCGTCGGCAAGCCGGTGGCGGAGGTCTACGCGTACTGGCGCGACTTCGCCAACCTGCCGCGGTTCATGCGCCATCTCGAGTCGGTGACGGTGCTCGACGACCGCCGCTCGCACTGGGTCGCGAAGGCGCCCGCCGGCCAGCGGGTCGAGTGGGACGCGGAGCTCACGGAGGATCGGCCGAACGAGCTGATCGCGTGGCGCTCGATCGAGGGGAGCGGGATCTGGAACGCGGGGACGGTGCGCTTCCAGCCGGCGCCGGGCGGCCGCGGCACCGAGGTGCGCGTGGACCTCAGCTACGACCCGCCGTTAGGCAAGCTCGGGTCCAAGGTCGCGATGCTGTGGCGCGAGGAGCCCGGGCAGCAGGTGCAGGACGACCTGCGCCACTTCAAGCAGGTGATGGAGATCGGCGAGATCCTGGTCTCCGACGCGACGAAGCAGCGCGGCCCGCACCCGGCGGCGCCCGACGACAAGCCGGTCGAACTCTGA
- a CDS encoding YceI family protein produces the protein MTGIADTQAGTQTWQLDASHSSVEFAVKHMMMTTVRGRFKSVRATLTGSEEHPEGCCVEAELDVASIDTGSPDRDAHLKGADFFDGDRFPKITFRSTRIDGSQPRAEGDRFKLVGDLTIRDTKMEVVFDCEFEGRGTDPWGGERVGFSAHTDIDRRDWGLRWNQAIETGGVLVANRVRIDLEVQFVMQANT, from the coding sequence GTGACTGGAATCGCCGACACGCAGGCCGGCACGCAGACGTGGCAGCTCGACGCATCGCACTCGAGCGTCGAGTTCGCCGTGAAGCACATGATGATGACCACGGTGCGCGGCCGCTTCAAATCGGTTCGCGCGACGCTCACGGGGAGCGAGGAGCACCCGGAAGGGTGCTGCGTCGAGGCCGAGCTCGACGTGGCGAGCATCGACACCGGCTCACCCGACCGCGACGCGCACCTCAAGGGCGCGGACTTCTTCGACGGCGACCGCTTCCCGAAGATCACGTTCCGCAGCACGCGGATCGACGGCTCCCAGCCGCGGGCCGAGGGCGACCGGTTCAAGCTCGTGGGCGACCTGACGATCCGCGACACGAAGATGGAGGTCGTGTTCGACTGCGAGTTCGAGGGGCGCGGCACCGACCCGTGGGGCGGCGAGCGCGTCGGCTTCAGCGCCCACACCGACATCGACCGTCGCGACTGGGGGCTGCGCTGGAACCAGGCGATCGAGACGGGCGGCGTGCTCGTCGCGAACCGGGTGCGGATCGATCTCGAGGTGCAGTTCGTGATGCAGGCGAACACCTGA
- a CDS encoding OsmC family protein: protein MSDLTTAAAAEPRLSDGAESIRRAAERNAQAVASSPGDGQGTAVTRVRLRPGLACDVEDGPWRFTVGMSAKHGGTDAGPNPGVYGRGAVGSCLAVGYGIWAARLGVPIDALEVAVHADYDARGELGVDESVPPGYLAMRYVVTVQSPASEAEILRLLDTADRFSSWRDDMMRAMPLTREVRINGAAVG, encoded by the coding sequence ATGAGCGACCTCACCACCGCGGCGGCCGCCGAGCCCCGACTGTCCGACGGCGCCGAGTCGATCCGGCGCGCGGCCGAGCGCAACGCGCAGGCCGTGGCGAGCAGTCCCGGCGACGGCCAGGGCACCGCGGTCACCCGCGTGCGGCTCCGGCCGGGGCTCGCGTGCGACGTGGAGGACGGGCCGTGGCGCTTCACCGTCGGCATGAGCGCGAAGCACGGCGGCACCGACGCTGGCCCGAACCCCGGCGTCTACGGCCGCGGCGCCGTCGGCTCGTGCCTCGCCGTGGGCTACGGCATCTGGGCCGCGCGACTCGGCGTGCCGATCGACGCGCTGGAGGTGGCGGTGCACGCCGACTACGACGCGCGCGGGGAGCTCGGCGTCGACGAGAGCGTGCCGCCCGGCTATCTCGCCATGCGCTACGTCGTCACCGTCCAGAGCCCGGCGAGCGAGGCGGAGATCCTGCGGCTGCTCGACACCGCGGACCGCTTCAGCTCCTGGCGCGACGACATGATGCGCGCCATGCCGCTGACGCGCGAGGTGCGCATCAACGGCGCGGCCGTCGGCTAA